In Sulfitobacter albidus, the following proteins share a genomic window:
- a CDS encoding NYN domain-containing protein — translation MELVDWLAIGVLGAALLAVFTALRRRTKIKKAKDRRRIAVDGTNVMFWHDNRAKLATLKKVVTDLRRRGYDPVVFLDASSRHHIGDRSFDEGKFASALDLARNRIMVCPARTEADEFILKFARQERLAIVSNDRFRDRPRAARNIRLIRGRVDGDRTILKGL, via the coding sequence ATGGAATTGGTCGATTGGCTCGCTATCGGGGTGTTGGGGGCAGCGCTGCTGGCGGTGTTCACCGCGCTGCGGCGCCGAACCAAGATCAAGAAAGCGAAGGACCGTCGACGCATCGCGGTGGACGGGACCAACGTGATGTTCTGGCATGACAATCGTGCGAAGCTGGCCACACTTAAGAAGGTGGTCACGGATCTGCGGCGGCGCGGATATGATCCGGTGGTCTTTCTCGATGCCTCGTCACGGCACCACATCGGGGACCGTTCGTTCGATGAAGGGAAGTTTGCCAGTGCACTCGATTTGGCGCGCAACCGGATCATGGTCTGCCCCGCACGCACCGAAGCCGACGAGTTCATTCTGAAATTCGCCCGACAGGAACGGCTGGCGATCGTATCCAACGATCGGTTCCGGGACCGCCCGCGCGCAGCGCGCAACATTCGTCTGATCAGGGGGAGGGTCGACGGCGACCGGACAATCCTGAAAGGGCTCTAG